A stretch of Gasterosteus aculeatus chromosome 4, fGasAcu3.hap1.1, whole genome shotgun sequence DNA encodes these proteins:
- the cfl1 gene encoding cofilin-1 — translation MASGVKVTDEVIAVFNDMKVRKAQANEDEKRKRKKAILFCMSKDLKNIVLDEGKEILLGDLGTTVQDPYQHFVKMLPPNDCRYALYDATYETKETKKEDLVFIFWAPDNAPLKSKMIYASSKDAIKRKFEGIKHEWQVNGLEDLKDRHTLAEKLGGSSVVSLEGSPI, via the exons ATG GCCTCCGGTGTGAAAGTCACAGATGAAGTTATCGCAGTCTTTAACGACATGAAGGTTCGTAAGGCTCAAGCGAACGAGgatgagaagagaaagagaaagaaggccATTCTGTTCTGCATGAGCAAGGACCTCAAGAACATTGTTCTGGATGAAGGCAAAGAGATCCTTCTGGGCGACTTGGGAACCACCGTCCAGGACCCCTACCAGCACTTTGTCAAGATGCTGCCCCCCAACGACTGTCGCTACGCTCTGTATGACGCCACCTATGAGACCAAAGAAACTAAGAAGGAGGACTTGGTCTTCATCTTCTG GGCTCCAGACAACGCCCCCCTGAAGAGCAAGATGATCTATGCCAGCTCAAAAGACGCGATCAAGAGAAAGTTTGAAG GTATTAAGCACGAGTGGCAGGTGAATGGCTTGGAAGACCTTAAAGACCGGCACACCCTGGCAGAAAAGCTTGGCGGCTCATCAGTAGTCAGCCTGGAAGGATCCCCTATATAA
- the LOC120817794 gene encoding atlastin-3: MGSKPGPVQIVTVCKEDHSFALDTEALARVLLAPEVRDKNVVVVSVAGAFRKGKSFLLDFMLRYMYRKDDENWLGGDDEPLTGFSWRGGSEPETTGIQLWSEVFPIQKSDGTEVAVVLMDTQGAFDNQSTVKDCATIFALSTMTSSIQIYNLSQNIQEDDLQQLQLFTEYGRLAMDEIYQKPFQSLMFLIRDWSFPYEYTYGFRGGEDFLGKRLQVNETQHKELQTVRDHIHSCFSNISCFLLPHPGLNVATSPVFKGQLGAVAPEFKEQLNSLIPKLLHPDRLSEKETHGNKVTCRGLLEFFKAYIKIYQGEDLPQPKTMLMATAEANNLAAVATAKDQYTKNMERVCGGDLPYVAPDSLEEKHHFYFREALHNFSKTKKMGGQEFSNRYQAELEKELEEMWQSLSKHNGAKNLFSAFRTPAVLFVLVCLLYVLSGVLLFVGLSTFALVCDCTLGVVMVSMLTWAFIRYTGRYRTVGGAIDQAAGVVLDQATVVLNKSRGTGLVDLKKSR, translated from the exons ATGGGGAGCAAACCAGGCCCGGTTCAGATCGTCACCGTGTGTAAGGAGGACCACTCCTTTGCTCTGGACACCGAGGCTTTGGCCCGGGTTCTGCTGGCCCCCGAGGTCCGAGACAAGAATGTGGTGGTGGTGTCGGTGGCTGGAGCCTTCAGGAAGGGGAAGAGCTTCCTGCTGGATTTCATGCTGCGCTACATGTACAGAAAG GATGATGAAAACTGGCTGGGTGGGGACGATGAGCCGCTGACTGGATTTTCTTGGAGAGGGGGATCTGAACCAGAGACAACAGGCATCCAGCTATGGAGTGAAGTTTTCCCTATCCAAAAGAGCGATGGAACAGAG GTAGCAGTAGTGCTGATGGACACTCAGGGAGCCTTTGATAACCAGTCCACCGTGAAGGACTGCGCCACCATCTTCGCCCTGAGCACCATGACCAGCTCCATACAG ATCTACAATCTGTCACAGAACATCCAAGAGGACgatctgcagcagctccag CTGTTCACAGAGTATGGCCGTCTTGCCATGGACGAGATCTATCAGAAGCCCTTCCAG TCTTTAATGTTCCTAATCAGGGACTGGAGCTTTCCCTACGAATACACCTACGGGTTTAGAGGAGGCGAGGACTTCCTGGGTAAACGGTTACAG GTTAATGAGACCCAGCACAAGGAGCTGCAGACAGTGAGGGATCACATCCATTCCTGCTTCAGCAACATCTCCTGCTTCTTGTTACCTCACCCTGGGTTGAATGTCGCCACCAGCCCTGTTTTTAAGGGACAGCTTGGTG CTGTTGCTCCGGAGTTTAAAGAGCAACTGAACAGCCTGATCCCTAAACTGCTGCATCCCGATCGTCTGTCTGAGAAAGAAACACACGGTAACAAGGTCACCTGCAGGGGCCTGCTGGAGTTCTTCAAG GCTTACATCAAGATTTACCAGGGAGAAGATTTGCCACAGCCAAAGACTATGCTCATG GCTACAGCGGAGGCCAATAATCTGGCAGCTGTGGCAACAGCCAAAGATCAGTATACCAAGAACATGGAGAGG GTGTGCGGAGGGGACTTGCCGTACGTGGCTCCCGACTCTCTGGAGGAGAAGCATCACTTTTACTTCCGAGAGGCCCTCCATAACTTCTCCAAGACCAAGAAGATGGGCGGACAAGAGTTTAGCAACCGTTACCAAGCAGAGCTGGAGAAAGAGCTGGAGGAAATGTGGCAGTCGCTCAGCAAGCACAACGGG GCTAAAAACCTCTTCAGTGCCTTCCGGACCCCCGCGGTGCTGTTTGTCCTGGTTTGCCTCCTCTACGTGCTGTCAGGTGTGCTGCTCTTCGTGGGCCTGTCCACCTTCGCCCTAGTGTGTGACTGCACTCTGGGCGTGGTCATGGTGTCCATGCTGACGTGGGCCTTCATCCGCTACACCGGTCGGTACCGCACTGTGGGAGGAGCCATCGACCAGGCCGCGGGGGTCGTCCTGGACCAG GCCACCGTGGTGTTGAACAAGTCGAGGGGTACCGGCCTCGTTGACCTGAAGAAATCCAGATAA